A genomic region of Synechococcus sp. NOUM97013 contains the following coding sequences:
- a CDS encoding FAD-dependent oxidoreductase codes for MTPPSLPTQAAVVIVGGGMAGLSCAASLARRGIRDVVLLEAQTLAHAKASSYGETRMFREMYSDPVLCRLAQEANRLWREEESHAGAQLRETHGLLFYGESWDEETIEGSIPGARRVMDDQGIPYEALDADQIAARFPLKPKAGFTGLFEPTAGAVRSDKVVSHWINTARNAGHQLIEHCPVAGLDPDGGGVTLESGAHIAAGQLVVACGIWSQLLLAPLGLAPKLEVWPMLWAHYTVDPALADRYPQWFCFQQERGDDGGLYYGFPVLSHTADGRPRIKAGIDWAPQELRVAEPNAMVTEPPARLVELLDTFLFNELEGVQERVETVISPYSMASDVNFVLDRLTPKLSLFAGGSGQAFKFAPLIGDSLARFASGEQPAVDLSCWSHQRDAVRA; via the coding sequence ATGACCCCACCATCCCTTCCGACCCAAGCGGCGGTCGTCATCGTCGGCGGCGGCATGGCGGGCCTCAGCTGCGCTGCATCTCTGGCGCGCCGGGGCATCCGCGATGTGGTGCTGCTGGAAGCCCAGACCCTGGCCCACGCCAAGGCCAGCAGCTACGGCGAAACCCGGATGTTCCGGGAGATGTACTCCGACCCGGTGCTCTGCCGTCTAGCCCAGGAAGCCAATCGCCTCTGGCGCGAGGAAGAAAGCCACGCTGGCGCACAACTGAGGGAAACCCACGGCCTGCTCTTCTACGGCGAAAGCTGGGATGAAGAAACGATTGAGGGATCGATCCCCGGAGCCCGTCGGGTCATGGACGATCAGGGCATTCCCTACGAAGCCCTCGATGCCGACCAGATCGCTGCCCGCTTCCCGCTGAAGCCGAAGGCGGGCTTCACCGGACTGTTCGAACCCACCGCCGGTGCCGTGCGCAGCGACAAGGTGGTGAGCCACTGGATCAACACCGCTCGCAACGCCGGCCATCAGCTGATCGAGCACTGCCCCGTGGCGGGCCTCGATCCCGATGGCGGTGGCGTCACCTTGGAAAGCGGCGCACACATCGCCGCCGGACAGCTGGTGGTGGCCTGCGGGATCTGGAGCCAGCTGTTGCTGGCCCCCCTGGGGTTGGCTCCCAAGCTGGAGGTGTGGCCGATGCTCTGGGCCCATTACACCGTCGACCCGGCGCTGGCCGATCGGTACCCGCAGTGGTTCTGCTTCCAGCAGGAACGCGGCGATGACGGTGGTCTTTACTACGGCTTCCCAGTGCTCAGCCACACAGCAGATGGCCGCCCAAGGATCAAGGCCGGCATCGACTGGGCCCCGCAGGAGCTGCGCGTCGCCGAACCCAACGCCATGGTCACCGAGCCACCAGCACGCCTGGTGGAACTGCTCGACACCTTCCTGTTCAACGAACTGGAGGGCGTGCAGGAGCGGGTGGAGACCGTGATCAGCCCGTACTCGATGGCCAGCGACGTGAACTTCGTTCTCGACCGGCTCACCCCGAAGCTGAGTCTGTTCGCCGGAGGCTCTGGCCAGGCCTTCAAGTTCGCTCCCCTGATCGGTGATTCGCTGGCACGGTTCGCCAGCGGCGAACAACCCGCCGTCGATCTCTCCTGCTGGAGCCACCAACGCGACGCCGTCCGCGCCTGA